From Methanoculleus oceani, a single genomic window includes:
- the asnB gene encoding asparagine synthase (glutamine-hydrolyzing) produces MCGIAGQFALNGDAADTALVGAMAERLAHRGPDGEGSHFSGPVGLAHRRLAIIDLSDEGRQPMGNEDGSLQIVFNGEIYNYRELREELLAAGHRFASATDTEVILHAYEEWGRDCLTRFNGMWAFALWDERRRELFCARDRLGVKPFYYTVVGGSFLFASEIKALREHPEAGRRPNDRMLSTFLAWGVADHTAGTMYDGIFQLPPAHAVVVSEEGVGEQERYWDFAMNPAPGGVDDEAAAGKVRDLLTDAVRLRLRSDVPVGTCLSGGIDSSTVTALINVLLRAESPESVGDRQKTFSVCFDDERFDESRHIDTVVAATGVASRRTIPGTDGLWEDIGRLLYMQDEPFASLSIYAQYCVMRLAQSEVKVVLDGQGADEQLAGYIAYQAPYIRGLLRSGNVAAALREGIGSARHHRSFFSWATRQFRVRSERRGLLRGSVPEVLRYAGSLDEVLKREVTASNLPLLLHWEDRNSMAFSIEARVPFLDYRLVEYLAGLPLDQKVRRGVTKYVLRRAIRGLVPDAVRCRMDKMGFVTPEEVWMKDELASHILALFSSPEFSRRPYWDAEQVLRNYWEFLEGKSAYSTEFWRIACAELWLRQFEEETAGGVVEV; encoded by the coding sequence ATGTGCGGTATTGCCGGGCAGTTTGCCCTGAACGGAGATGCGGCTGATACGGCCCTCGTCGGGGCGATGGCGGAGCGGCTGGCTCATCGCGGGCCCGACGGCGAGGGGAGCCATTTCTCCGGCCCGGTCGGCCTCGCCCACCGCCGCCTCGCGATCATCGACCTCTCCGACGAAGGCCGGCAGCCGATGGGAAACGAGGACGGATCGCTTCAGATTGTCTTCAACGGCGAGATCTACAACTACCGCGAGCTCCGGGAGGAGTTGCTGGCCGCCGGCCATCGCTTCGCCTCCGCGACCGATACGGAGGTGATCCTGCACGCCTACGAGGAGTGGGGGCGGGACTGCCTCACCCGGTTCAACGGGATGTGGGCGTTTGCCCTCTGGGACGAGCGGCGCCGCGAACTCTTCTGCGCCCGGGACCGCCTGGGCGTCAAGCCGTTCTACTACACCGTGGTCGGAGGGTCGTTCCTCTTTGCCTCGGAGATCAAGGCGCTCCGTGAGCATCCTGAAGCGGGGAGAAGGCCGAACGACCGGATGCTCTCGACGTTTCTTGCGTGGGGGGTCGCGGACCATACCGCCGGGACGATGTACGACGGCATCTTCCAGCTCCCGCCGGCCCACGCGGTCGTCGTCTCGGAGGAGGGCGTCGGGGAGCAGGAGCGTTACTGGGATTTCGCGATGAACCCCGCCCCGGGAGGGGTCGACGACGAAGCCGCAGCGGGGAAGGTCCGGGACCTCCTGACCGATGCCGTCCGGCTCAGGCTTCGAAGCGACGTCCCGGTCGGAACCTGCCTCTCGGGAGGCATCGACTCCTCGACGGTCACCGCCCTGATCAACGTTCTCCTGCGGGCGGAGAGTCCGGAGAGCGTCGGGGACCGGCAGAAGACGTTCTCGGTCTGTTTCGATGACGAAAGGTTCGACGAGAGCCGGCATATCGATACGGTGGTCGCGGCGACGGGCGTTGCCAGCCGCCGGACGATACCGGGCACGGACGGGCTCTGGGAGGATATCGGGAGATTGCTCTATATGCAGGACGAGCCGTTTGCGTCTCTCTCGATCTATGCCCAGTACTGCGTGATGCGGCTTGCCCAAAGCGAGGTGAAGGTGGTCCTCGACGGGCAGGGTGCCGACGAGCAGCTTGCAGGGTACATCGCCTACCAGGCGCCCTACATCCGCGGTCTCCTCCGGAGCGGCAACGTCGCCGCCGCTCTCCGGGAGGGAATCGGGAGTGCCCGGCACCACCGGTCCTTCTTCTCGTGGGCGACCCGACAGTTCCGGGTCCGTTCGGAGCGGCGGGGCCTTCTCCGGGGGTCCGTGCCGGAGGTTCTCCGGTATGCGGGATCGCTTGACGAGGTGCTGAAACGGGAGGTCACGGCATCGAACCTTCCCCTCCTGCTGCACTGGGAGGACCGGAACTCGATGGCCTTCTCGATCGAGGCCCGGGTCCCGTTCCTCGACTACCGGCTGGTGGAGTACCTCGCAGGGCTCCCGCTCGACCAGAAGGTCCGCCGCGGCGTCACGAAGTACGTCCTCCGGCGGGCGATCCGGGGGCTGGTCCCCGACGCCGTCCGGTGCAGGATGGACAAGATGGGATTCGTCACCCCCGAAGAGGTCTGGATGAAGGACGAACTTGCATCCCATATCCTCGCGCTCTTCTCCTCGCCCGAGTTCTCCCGGCGGCCCTACTGGGACGCGGAACAGGTGCTCCGGAACTACTGGGAGTTCCTTGAGGGGAAGAGCGCGTACTCCACCGAGTTCTGGCGGATAGCCTGCGCGGAGCTGTGGCTCCGACAGTTTGAGGAGGAGACTGCCGGTGGAGTAGTTGAAGTTTGA
- a CDS encoding carboxymuconolactone decarboxylase family protein, translating to MDFEKILTRVAERGSDVIAEELLREIEAEYGRVPLIFERMAERPEILISHLLYKGAVVETSQLEPKVIELISLAVGAALKCSHCVEYHMQSAMAKGATRAEILEVILIAGMLANSAVLADAYRVVNGSGPCPSCDINGTGLNKTCSDE from the coding sequence ATGGATTTCGAGAAGATACTCACGAGGGTTGCAGAACGGGGGTCGGACGTCATCGCGGAGGAGCTCCTCCGGGAGATCGAGGCCGAATACGGCAGGGTCCCCCTGATCTTTGAGCGGATGGCGGAACGACCCGAGATCCTCATATCGCACCTGCTCTACAAGGGCGCCGTTGTCGAGACCAGCCAGCTCGAGCCGAAGGTGATCGAGCTGATCAGCCTCGCGGTCGGCGCCGCGCTCAAGTGCAGCCACTGCGTCGAGTACCACATGCAGTCGGCGATGGCGAAGGGCGCGACCCGGGCCGAGATCCTGGAGGTTATCCTGATCGCGGGTATGCTCGCGAACTCCGCGGTCCTCGCGGACGCCTACCGGGTGGTGAACGGTTCGGGCCCCTGCCCCTCCTGCGACATCAACGGCACGGGCCTGAACAAGACCTGTTCCGACGAGTGA
- a CDS encoding methanogenesis marker 7 protein, translating into MTTLVPVTYKGGVYRHDEIMDLIDDLGGYIVQKHVMAQDVVLQSFVPRDDIDLIREVAKPLAGEVIEAPLVGTEIAVVSPSLEIHHLPHTSCDIAEYLRRAGAKTNMVGLSRGFGKRIANLNDEERDVINEHDLAVYALGSFEECIRQKFPVLRRGIHVPIVVTGAPDRETLMRIIDPPVEGYVGGVGRIMHRFKRPEELAKLDELVDEVSRTLDARRDNLAKDPLSVFPPRLMAIVEEQIHEVTMLTHPTPVTAQMEGLRVKLPYDSYADAVRSLEVADGVAIGDIADVTPSRMRNYILIRIKPFSETGILV; encoded by the coding sequence GTGACGACGCTGGTGCCGGTGACCTACAAGGGGGGTGTCTACCGGCACGACGAGATCATGGACCTGATCGACGACCTCGGGGGCTACATCGTGCAGAAACACGTCATGGCCCAGGACGTCGTGCTCCAGTCGTTCGTGCCGCGTGACGATATCGACCTGATACGGGAGGTTGCAAAGCCGCTCGCCGGCGAGGTGATCGAGGCGCCCCTCGTCGGGACCGAGATCGCCGTGGTCAGCCCGAGCCTGGAGATCCACCACCTCCCCCATACCTCCTGCGACATCGCCGAGTACCTCCGGCGGGCAGGCGCGAAGACCAACATGGTCGGGCTCTCCCGGGGATTCGGCAAGCGGATCGCAAACTTAAACGACGAGGAGCGGGACGTCATCAACGAGCACGATCTCGCCGTCTACGCGCTCGGGAGTTTTGAAGAATGCATCCGGCAGAAGTTTCCGGTGCTCAGGCGGGGGATCCACGTGCCGATCGTCGTGACCGGAGCCCCGGACCGCGAAACCCTGATGCGGATCATCGACCCGCCTGTCGAGGGGTACGTCGGGGGCGTCGGCCGGATCATGCACCGGTTCAAGCGCCCCGAGGAGCTCGCGAAACTCGACGAACTGGTGGACGAGGTCTCCCGCACCCTGGACGCCCGGCGGGACAACCTCGCAAAGGACCCCCTCTCTGTCTTCCCGCCCCGCCTGATGGCGATCGTCGAGGAGCAGATCCACGAGGTCACCATGCTGACGCACCCGACGCCGGTGACCGCCCAGATGGAGGGGCTCCGGGTGAAACTTCCCTACGACTCGTACGCCGATGCCGTGCGGTCGCTCGAGGTCGCCGATGGGGTCGCCATCGGGGATATCGCCGACGTTACGCCGTCACGAATGCGCAATTACATATTGATCCGGATTAAACCTTTCTCGGAAACCGGGATATTGGTGTAG
- a CDS encoding methanogenesis marker 17 protein, whose amino-acid sequence MPPLNYFVVESPDEVGRDAYERIAADVLQDLDLIKAIDRLHIYVDPKVPIFVAAGLLRHMPREIRVADFANVNPGEREVVLDIGDETYLAPLLQKLWARYGKENVDQPDRFTVVLPAALAGEGDLERMVVADPSETLYKDVIYALQYIAPEGFKVRRQYIRDEKFYYVASEDTLPADIVETMVAPIFAKMGVTL is encoded by the coding sequence ATGCCCCCGTTGAACTACTTCGTGGTCGAGTCCCCGGACGAGGTCGGGAGGGACGCCTACGAGCGGATCGCGGCCGATGTCCTCCAGGACCTCGATCTCATCAAGGCGATCGACCGGCTGCACATCTACGTCGACCCGAAGGTGCCGATCTTCGTCGCCGCCGGACTGCTCCGCCACATGCCGCGTGAGATCCGCGTTGCCGACTTTGCAAACGTCAACCCCGGCGAGAGGGAGGTTGTCCTCGATATCGGCGACGAGACCTACCTTGCACCGCTGCTCCAGAAACTCTGGGCCCGCTACGGTAAGGAGAACGTCGACCAGCCCGACCGGTTCACCGTCGTCCTCCCGGCGGCGCTGGCGGGGGAGGGGGATCTCGAGCGGATGGTGGTGGCCGACCCGAGCGAAACGCTGTATAAGGACGTCATCTACGCGCTCCAGTATATTGCCCCCGAGGGGTTCAAGGTCCGCCGCCAGTATATCCGGGACGAGAAGTTTTACTATGTGGCAAGCGAGGATACCCTGCCGGCCGACATCGTGGAGACGATGGTCGCGCCGATCTTCGCAAAGATGGGGGTGACGCTGTGA
- a CDS encoding methanogenesis marker 15 protein: MSRKVRIAQLSCGPEYSGVQKEIYEAAESVDAEVFFPDIALADVERAVDAFGLDVRSADLKLMIARGKALVEGKVDADGVFIGTCFRCAEAAIVRNELRRYIHEHSRLPVVSYSFTERTTSGTLLTRMEALTTIARRRALLAREEQTGITMGVDSGSSTTKAVVMKDNEIVGTGWHPTTEVIKSAESAVADALEMAGLTREDIQAIGTTGYGRFLIGKHLGADLIQEELTVNSKGAVYLAGHQRGASTVIDIGGMDNKAISVLDGIPGTFTMGGICAGASGRFLEMTAKRLGVDITELGPLAMKGMGKNVPMNSYCIVFGTQSLVNALAAGSSREDVAAAACHSVAEQVFEQQLQEIDIKEPVIMVGGTSLIEGLVYAMGQLLQTEIVVPPHSQYIGAVGSALLASGFIKGE, translated from the coding sequence GTGAGTCGGAAGGTGCGGATCGCCCAGCTCTCCTGCGGGCCGGAATACAGCGGCGTCCAGAAGGAGATCTACGAAGCCGCCGAATCGGTGGACGCGGAAGTCTTCTTCCCCGACATCGCGCTCGCCGACGTCGAGCGGGCGGTCGATGCGTTCGGGCTGGACGTCCGGAGCGCCGACTTAAAACTGATGATCGCCCGGGGCAAGGCCCTGGTGGAAGGGAAGGTCGATGCGGACGGGGTCTTCATCGGCACCTGCTTCCGGTGTGCCGAGGCGGCGATCGTCCGAAACGAACTCCGGCGGTATATCCACGAGCACTCGCGGCTGCCGGTGGTGAGTTACTCTTTCACCGAGCGGACGACCTCGGGCACCCTTCTCACCAGGATGGAGGCGCTGACCACCATCGCACGCCGGAGAGCCCTCCTCGCCCGCGAGGAGCAGACCGGGATCACGATGGGCGTCGATTCGGGGTCGAGCACGACGAAGGCGGTCGTGATGAAGGACAACGAGATCGTCGGCACCGGATGGCACCCGACGACCGAGGTGATCAAGAGCGCCGAGAGCGCGGTTGCTGACGCGCTCGAGATGGCGGGGCTCACCCGTGAGGATATCCAGGCGATCGGGACCACCGGATACGGGCGGTTCCTGATCGGCAAGCACCTCGGGGCCGACCTGATCCAGGAGGAGCTGACGGTGAACTCGAAAGGCGCCGTCTACCTCGCCGGCCACCAGCGGGGCGCCTCGACCGTCATCGACATCGGCGGCATGGACAACAAGGCGATCAGCGTGCTCGACGGCATCCCCGGGACCTTCACGATGGGCGGAATCTGCGCAGGGGCGAGCGGCCGGTTCCTGGAGATGACCGCGAAACGTCTCGGCGTGGACATCACCGAGCTCGGGCCCCTGGCCATGAAGGGCATGGGGAAGAACGTCCCGATGAACAGTTACTGCATCGTCTTCGGGACGCAGAGCCTGGTGAACGCGCTCGCCGCAGGGAGCTCGCGTGAGGACGTGGCGGCTGCGGCCTGCCACAGCGTTGCGGAACAGGTCTTCGAGCAGCAGCTGCAGGAGATCGACATCAAGGAGCCGGTGATCATGGTCGGCGGCACCTCGCTGATCGAGGGGCTGGTCTACGCGATGGGCCAGCTCCTGCAGACCGAGATCGTCGTCCCGCCCCACTCACAGTACATCGGCGCGGTCGGGTCTGCTCTGCTTGCATCCGGATTCATCAAGGGAGAATAG
- a CDS encoding methanogenesis marker 5 protein, giving the protein MAKVFIYPATSLILSDLVARFGHKPLGAALGIRERIQTAGVDSPPLQITPEEPKRGLKYAAVEVPSGVRGRMAIYGPLLEEAEAAVIVTDADLAFGCMGCARTDELILFTLRQSGIPILELKYPTNEEEGVQFVAAVRKFLAGLEKEGEA; this is encoded by the coding sequence ATGGCAAAGGTGTTTATTTATCCTGCAACGAGCCTCATTCTCTCCGACCTGGTAGCCCGGTTCGGCCATAAACCGCTCGGTGCAGCCCTTGGTATCCGCGAGCGGATACAGACCGCCGGGGTAGACTCCCCGCCCCTGCAGATCACTCCCGAAGAGCCCAAGCGTGGCCTGAAGTACGCGGCCGTCGAGGTGCCGTCCGGCGTCCGGGGGCGGATGGCTATCTACGGTCCGCTCCTCGAGGAGGCCGAGGCCGCGGTCATCGTCACCGACGCCGACCTTGCGTTCGGGTGCATGGGATGCGCCCGCACCGACGAGTTGATCCTCTTCACCCTGCGCCAGAGCGGCATCCCGATCCTTGAGTTGAAGTACCCCACAAACGAGGAGGAGGGCGTGCAGTTCGTCGCCGCAGTCAGGAAGTTCCTTGCCGGTCTCGAAAAGGAGGGTGAAGCGTGA
- a CDS encoding methanogenesis marker 6 protein: protein MAEYIPDYVGTVTKYVFVESPSMTPGELALRAYEASEGVLIKETCFGLQVTGEPESVDRLIEVIRAFDPSHIFVKDRGFPPGDPRRCRANLGGARPGYLGHEREFRILRYITRGLEELDRRGEEAEVPEPTPPAREKKPKLDIKRLQKLIETEES from the coding sequence ATGGCCGAGTATATTCCCGACTACGTGGGCACGGTGACCAAATACGTCTTTGTCGAGTCCCCGTCCATGACCCCCGGCGAGCTCGCGCTCAGGGCATACGAAGCGTCCGAGGGCGTCCTGATCAAGGAGACGTGTTTCGGGCTGCAGGTGACGGGCGAACCGGAGTCCGTCGACCGCCTCATCGAAGTGATCCGCGCTTTCGACCCGAGCCATATCTTCGTCAAGGACCGGGGGTTCCCTCCCGGGGACCCGAGACGGTGCCGGGCGAACCTCGGCGGAGCGAGGCCGGGCTACCTCGGCCACGAACGGGAGTTCCGCATCCTCCGTTACATCACCCGCGGCCTCGAGGAACTCGACCGGCGGGGCGAGGAGGCGGAGGTGCCGGAACCGACGCCGCCCGCACGGGAGAAGAAACCCAAACTCGATATCAAGCGGCTACAAAAACTCATAGAGACAGAGGAGTCCTGA
- the mmp3 gene encoding methyl-coenzyme M reductase-associated protein Mmp3 — MEILLDGKHILVPAGSRLGDLLPGWDFRCSVAVIRPALEEDAAESREIRFVTSAGDMVVEVAEPTTVSRLFQPGLAERLRLHWQDRYAAAFGPFESGVRPAREPGRYERGDVILGCGGYDPSLSYLIFARMRHAADYGAPSDGGVIGRVVTGRGLLDRIGEGDRITGVERVLRRADRSHAIITRDAEFPLEDGMQVVSYVEAEVQGFGGDGIDTATARSVEHFLLSVQSGEFLAGRSSSTYIADTHLVPTKVPLEFSGPRLEGTVTVRTAGKSSGAVYIYTQGVSASPVHTVVGRVIHGIELVRFAGEGDLFAIRAEPEQFDLVGLSLADAGAVAARRGVSLTADEAVGDRVVVGQTPATTLEVLAAGEVRVATEPAGHVVSITLDEAAAPRSVTIFREVTGLKHHAVGKMPLAFRFEDVFLFKPKIGKGVGIIPENTPAGEVPAFTLAMTNDSRRGAGMIGVRTTPNAEFGPTSEPLTGTNVIGKVLDAGNLDKMREGTTVYVKEVK, encoded by the coding sequence ATGGAGATCCTCCTGGACGGAAAACACATTCTAGTTCCGGCGGGTTCCCGGCTCGGGGATCTCCTCCCTGGATGGGACTTCCGGTGCAGCGTCGCCGTCATCCGCCCGGCACTCGAGGAGGATGCGGCGGAGTCACGGGAGATCAGGTTCGTCACCTCGGCCGGCGATATGGTCGTCGAGGTGGCGGAGCCGACGACGGTCTCCCGGCTTTTTCAGCCCGGGCTTGCCGAACGGCTCCGCCTGCACTGGCAGGACCGCTACGCCGCCGCTTTCGGGCCGTTCGAGTCCGGCGTCCGGCCGGCACGGGAGCCGGGCCGGTATGAACGGGGCGACGTGATCCTCGGGTGCGGCGGCTACGACCCGTCCCTTTCCTACCTGATATTTGCACGTATGCGGCATGCCGCCGACTACGGCGCCCCGTCGGACGGCGGCGTCATCGGGAGGGTCGTCACCGGGCGGGGACTGCTCGACCGGATCGGCGAAGGCGACCGGATCACCGGGGTCGAGCGGGTGCTCCGGCGTGCCGACCGGTCGCACGCGATCATCACCCGCGATGCGGAGTTCCCGCTCGAAGACGGGATGCAGGTCGTCTCCTACGTGGAGGCGGAAGTCCAGGGTTTCGGGGGAGACGGGATAGATACCGCAACCGCCCGGAGCGTCGAGCACTTCCTCCTCTCCGTTCAGAGCGGCGAATTCCTGGCGGGTCGTTCGAGCAGCACCTACATCGCCGATACGCACCTGGTGCCGACGAAAGTCCCTCTTGAGTTCTCCGGGCCGAGGCTTGAAGGAACCGTCACGGTCAGGACGGCAGGGAAATCCTCGGGAGCGGTCTACATCTACACGCAGGGCGTATCGGCAAGCCCGGTGCATACCGTCGTAGGCCGGGTTATCCACGGTATCGAACTCGTACGGTTTGCCGGCGAGGGCGACCTCTTCGCTATCCGTGCAGAACCCGAGCAGTTCGATCTGGTCGGTCTTTCGCTTGCAGACGCCGGGGCGGTCGCCGCCCGGCGGGGCGTCTCCCTCACCGCAGACGAAGCCGTTGGCGACCGCGTGGTGGTCGGCCAGACCCCGGCAACGACGCTCGAGGTGCTGGCCGCAGGGGAGGTCAGGGTCGCAACGGAGCCGGCCGGCCATGTCGTCAGCATCACCCTCGACGAGGCGGCCGCGCCCCGGTCGGTCACGATCTTCCGTGAAGTGACCGGGCTCAAGCATCATGCCGTCGGGAAGATGCCGCTCGCCTTCCGGTTCGAGGACGTCTTCCTCTTCAAGCCGAAGATCGGAAAGGGCGTCGGGATCATCCCGGAGAACACCCCCGCAGGCGAGGTGCCGGCGTTCACCCTCGCGATGACGAACGATTCGCGGCGGGGCGCCGGTATGATCGGCGTCCGCACGACGCCGAACGCCGAGTTCGGCCCGACATCCGAGCCGCTTACGGGGACGAACGTCATCGGGAAGGTGCTCGATGCCGGGAACCTCGATAAGATGCGCGAGGGGACGACGGTATACGTGAAGGAGGTGAAGTGA
- the atwA gene encoding methyl coenzyme M reductase system, component A2, protein MTPLITVKDLCMEFNGTVVLKGIHFEVAEGETVGIIGRSGAGKTVLMHLMRGVDQPPTRGAIVYHVVACDACDYIGVPSEAGKPCPTCGGELKPVDVDLWAEESAAMKRRIMRRTAIMFQRTFALYGDDRVIENILRALDDVGYPAEKAVSRAADLIDQVRLSHRMMHIARDLSGGEKQRVVLARQLAKNPFMLFADEPTGTLDPETATLVHRMLIESAQKNDMGMVITSHFSNVIEDVVDRAILLENGEIKGIGAPDEVIHRFMENYSDVEQHEIGEVGEKILVARDVVKRYLSVDRGVVRAVNGVSYDVGEKEIFGIIGKSGAGKTTLSRIISGILEPTSGEMNIRIGDDWIDMTKPGIENRGRAKGYIGLLHQEYDLYPHRTVLDNLTDAIGLEFPKELAMRKAIITLGMAGFTPEKSKEILDRYPGQLSEGEKHRVALAQVLIREPLLVVLDEPTGTMDPITKIDVKHSILHAREEMDETFIVVSHDMEFVRDICDRVALMRGGKIIQMGPTEEVLAHLTEDERKVMGAGGAP, encoded by the coding sequence ATGACCCCACTCATTACGGTAAAGGACCTCTGCATGGAGTTCAACGGAACCGTTGTGCTCAAAGGCATACATTTCGAGGTGGCGGAGGGAGAGACGGTCGGTATTATCGGAAGAAGCGGGGCCGGTAAGACCGTTCTTATGCACCTGATGCGGGGCGTGGACCAGCCCCCGACACGGGGTGCGATCGTTTATCACGTCGTCGCCTGTGATGCGTGCGACTACATCGGCGTCCCGAGCGAGGCGGGAAAGCCGTGCCCCACCTGCGGGGGCGAACTCAAACCGGTCGACGTCGACCTCTGGGCGGAAGAAAGCGCAGCAATGAAGCGGCGGATCATGCGAAGGACCGCCATCATGTTTCAGCGGACGTTCGCCCTCTACGGTGACGACCGGGTGATCGAGAACATCCTGCGGGCGCTCGACGACGTCGGCTATCCCGCGGAGAAAGCGGTCAGCAGGGCCGCCGACCTCATCGATCAGGTCAGGCTCTCCCACCGGATGATGCACATCGCCCGCGACCTCTCCGGCGGCGAGAAGCAGCGGGTGGTGCTCGCCCGGCAGCTCGCGAAGAACCCGTTCATGCTCTTTGCGGACGAGCCGACCGGGACGCTCGATCCGGAGACCGCGACGCTCGTTCACCGGATGCTCATCGAGAGCGCGCAGAAGAACGATATGGGGATGGTGATCACGTCCCACTTCTCAAACGTCATCGAGGATGTCGTGGACCGGGCGATCCTGCTTGAAAACGGGGAGATCAAGGGAATCGGGGCCCCCGATGAAGTCATCCACCGGTTCATGGAGAACTACAGCGACGTCGAGCAGCACGAGATCGGGGAGGTCGGCGAGAAGATCCTGGTCGCCCGGGACGTGGTCAAGCGCTACCTCTCGGTCGACCGCGGCGTGGTCCGGGCGGTGAACGGCGTCTCGTACGATGTCGGCGAGAAGGAGATCTTCGGGATCATCGGCAAGAGCGGTGCAGGGAAGACGACCCTCTCCCGGATCATATCCGGGATCCTCGAGCCCACCAGCGGCGAGATGAACATCCGGATCGGGGACGACTGGATCGATATGACGAAACCCGGCATCGAAAACCGCGGCCGGGCGAAGGGCTACATCGGCCTCCTTCACCAGGAATACGACCTCTACCCGCACAGGACGGTGCTCGACAACCTCACCGACGCCATCGGCCTTGAGTTCCCCAAGGAACTCGCGATGAGGAAGGCGATCATCACCCTCGGGATGGCCGGGTTTACGCCCGAGAAGAGCAAGGAGATCCTGGACCGCTATCCGGGTCAGCTCTCCGAGGGCGAGAAACACCGTGTGGCGCTGGCCCAGGTTCTCATCCGCGAGCCCCTGCTCGTCGTCCTCGACGAGCCGACCGGCACGATGGACCCGATCACGAAGATCGACGTGAAGCACTCGATCCTCCACGCCCGCGAGGAGATGGACGAGACATTTATCGTGGTCTCGCACGATATGGAATTTGTGAGAGATATCTGCGACCGCGTAGCCCTCATGCGGGGAGGCAAGATCATCCAGATGGGCCCGACGGAGGAGGTGCTCGCCCACCTCACCGAGGACGAACGAAAAGTGATGGGGGCCGGCGGAGCCCCCTGA
- a CDS encoding HAD family hydrolase encodes MSVAVVFDSAGTLLRTYRVARDLLHDEMLTEVETTTITFGSDARVLVVLHLHSRDVMEAPEDRLLSEFFLERSIGFGVACSRRVIPAEEVAELLYTDRHARISDLQACIRQVWNCCKRESIVTMNSGVILNMDLSCIEFTVTTGGRPFDGAREAVSELHRMGVPAYIASGDRVAKLERMGDYLGIPRERVYGVATPSMKARIVEDLQEQYDKVVMVGDAINDLNAFRKADLAVLTEQQSDRKPDILYTTADRVIRNVSEVPGIVAELLADTAAAGKSATI; translated from the coding sequence ATGTCGGTAGCCGTTGTTTTCGATAGTGCGGGCACACTTCTCCGGACCTACCGTGTAGCACGCGATCTCCTTCACGACGAGATGCTGACCGAGGTCGAGACCACGACCATCACCTTCGGATCAGATGCGCGAGTGCTCGTCGTACTCCACCTCCACTCCCGGGACGTCATGGAAGCGCCGGAGGACCGGCTCCTCTCGGAGTTCTTCCTGGAGCGCTCCATAGGCTTCGGGGTGGCCTGTTCGCGGCGGGTCATCCCCGCCGAGGAGGTCGCGGAGCTCCTCTATACCGACAGGCATGCCCGTATCAGCGATCTGCAGGCCTGTATCAGGCAGGTCTGGAACTGCTGCAAGAGAGAGTCGATCGTCACCATGAACAGCGGCGTGATCCTGAATATGGACCTCTCCTGCATCGAGTTCACGGTGACGACGGGGGGGAGACCGTTTGACGGTGCGAGAGAGGCCGTCAGCGAACTGCACCGGATGGGCGTTCCCGCATACATAGCGTCCGGGGACCGCGTCGCAAAGCTCGAACGGATGGGCGACTACCTCGGCATCCCCCGGGAACGGGTCTACGGCGTCGCGACCCCCTCGATGAAGGCCCGGATCGTCGAAGACCTCCAGGAGCAGTATGACAAGGTTGTTATGGTAGGGGATGCCATCAACGACCTGAACGCTTTCCGGAAGGCGGATCTCGCGGTGCTCACCGAACAGCAGTCCGATCGGAAACCGGATATACTCTATACCACCGCAGACCGGGTGATCCGGAACGTCAGCGAGGTGCCCGGTATTGTGGCGGAACTCCTCGCGGATACCGCGGCGGCCGGGAAAAGTGCAACAATATAA